A window of the Streptomyces sp. NBC_00454 genome harbors these coding sequences:
- a CDS encoding aldolase: protein MGQQEKVATSLAGAVSEGISASLAPVDAELARHYPGDPGTRQPIHTVYVPGDVFDADTIRSWGDQALAALDEHAPDAATFAKVLGISDELAVPVYDRVRAKLATEPIEDLRVDFEDGFGVRSDEEEDQAAARAARLISEAFSNGTNAPYMGVRMKCMESNVRDRGIRTTDVFLSGLLAHGGLPEGLVLTLPKVTYPEQVTAFVKLLEAFETSRGLRPGRIGFEIQIETSQSILASDGTAAVARMIEASKGRATGLHYGTFDYSACVGVSAAYQSSDHPAADHAKAVMQVAAAGTGVRVSDGSTNVLPIGTTEHVHEAWKLHYGLTRRALARAYYQGWDMHPAHLPTRYAAVFVFYREGLETAAARLKAYVAKIEGDVMDEPATAKALAGYLVRGLDCGAVGADEVTALTGLSRAELDAFAIPRRSATMTATA, encoded by the coding sequence ATGGGTCAGCAGGAGAAGGTGGCGACGAGCCTCGCAGGCGCGGTCAGCGAGGGCATCAGCGCTTCCCTCGCGCCGGTGGACGCGGAACTCGCGCGCCACTACCCGGGCGACCCCGGCACCCGTCAGCCCATCCACACGGTCTACGTCCCCGGTGACGTCTTCGACGCGGACACCATCCGCTCCTGGGGCGACCAGGCCCTCGCGGCCCTCGACGAGCACGCCCCGGACGCCGCCACCTTCGCCAAGGTACTCGGCATCTCCGACGAGCTGGCCGTACCGGTCTACGACCGCGTCCGCGCCAAGCTCGCCACCGAGCCGATCGAGGACCTCCGCGTCGACTTCGAGGACGGCTTCGGCGTCCGCTCCGACGAGGAGGAGGACCAGGCCGCCGCCCGCGCCGCCCGCCTCATCTCCGAAGCCTTCTCCAACGGCACGAACGCCCCGTACATGGGCGTCCGCATGAAGTGCATGGAGTCCAACGTCCGCGACCGCGGCATCCGGACCACCGACGTCTTCCTCTCCGGCCTGCTCGCGCACGGCGGCCTGCCCGAGGGCCTCGTCCTGACCCTGCCCAAGGTCACCTACCCCGAGCAGGTCACCGCCTTCGTCAAGCTGCTGGAGGCCTTCGAGACCTCCCGCGGCCTGCGCCCGGGGCGCATCGGCTTCGAGATCCAGATCGAGACCAGCCAGTCGATCCTCGCCTCCGACGGCACAGCCGCGGTCGCCCGCATGATCGAGGCCTCGAAGGGCCGCGCCACCGGCCTGCACTACGGCACCTTCGACTACAGCGCCTGCGTCGGCGTCTCCGCCGCCTACCAGTCGAGCGACCACCCCGCCGCCGACCACGCCAAGGCCGTCATGCAGGTCGCGGCCGCCGGCACCGGCGTACGGGTCTCCGACGGCTCGACCAACGTCCTGCCGATCGGCACCACCGAGCACGTCCACGAGGCCTGGAAGCTGCACTACGGCCTCACCCGGCGCGCCCTGGCCCGCGCCTACTACCAGGGCTGGGACATGCACCCGGCGCACCTGCCGACCCGCTACGCGGCCGTCTTCGTCTTCTACCGCGAGGGCCTCGAAACGGCCGCCGCGCGCCTGAAGGCGTACGTCGCCAAGATCGAGGGCGACGTCATGGACGAGCCCGCGACCGCGAAGGCCCTGGCCGGCTATCTGGTACGCGGCCTCGACTGCGGCGCCGTCGGCGCCGACGAGGTCACGGCCCTGACCGGCCTGAGCCGCGCGGAGCTCGACGCCTTCGCCATCCCGCGCCGCTCGGCGACGATGACGGCCACCGCTTGA
- a CDS encoding electron transfer flavoprotein subunit alpha/FixB family protein: MAEVLVYVDHVDGAVRKPTLELLTLARRIGEPVALALGAGAEATAAVLAEHGAVKVLTADASEFSDYLVVPKVDALQAAYDAVSPVAVLVPSSAEGKEIAARLAVRIGSGIITDAIDLEAGEEGPVATQAAFAASFTTKSRVSKGTPVITVKPNSAPVEAAPAAGVVEALAVTFGALATGTKVTSRTPRESTGRPELTEAAIVVSGGRGVNGAENFHIIEALADSLGAAVGASRAAVDAGWYPHSNQVGQTGKSVSPQLYIASGISGAIQHRAGMQTSKTIVAINKDAEAPIFDLVDYGVVGDLFAVVPQLTEEIKARKG; this comes from the coding sequence ATGGCTGAAGTCCTCGTCTACGTCGACCACGTCGACGGCGCCGTCCGCAAGCCCACTCTCGAACTGCTGACGCTGGCCCGCCGCATCGGCGAGCCCGTCGCCCTGGCCCTGGGCGCCGGCGCCGAGGCCACCGCCGCCGTGCTCGCCGAGCACGGTGCCGTCAAGGTCCTCACCGCCGACGCCTCCGAGTTCTCCGACTACCTCGTCGTACCGAAGGTGGACGCGCTCCAGGCCGCGTACGACGCCGTCTCCCCGGTCGCCGTGCTCGTCCCGTCCTCCGCCGAGGGCAAGGAGATCGCCGCACGCCTGGCCGTGCGCATCGGCTCGGGCATCATCACCGACGCCATCGACCTGGAGGCCGGTGAAGAGGGTCCGGTCGCGACGCAGGCCGCGTTCGCCGCTTCCTTCACCACCAAGTCCCGCGTCTCCAAGGGCACCCCGGTCATCACCGTGAAGCCGAACTCGGCCCCGGTCGAGGCCGCTCCGGCCGCCGGCGTCGTCGAGGCCCTCGCCGTCACCTTCGGCGCCCTGGCCACCGGCACCAAGGTCACCTCCCGCACCCCGCGCGAGTCGACCGGCCGCCCCGAGCTGACCGAGGCCGCGATCGTGGTCTCCGGCGGCCGCGGCGTCAACGGCGCCGAGAACTTCCACATCATCGAGGCGCTCGCGGACTCCCTCGGCGCGGCCGTCGGCGCCTCGCGTGCCGCCGTCGACGCCGGCTGGTACCCGCACTCCAACCAGGTCGGCCAGACCGGCAAGTCGGTCTCCCCGCAGCTGTACATCGCCTCCGGCATCTCGGGCGCGATCCAGCACCGCGCCGGCATGCAGACCTCGAAGACCATCGTGGCCATCAACAAGGACGCCGAGGCCCCGATCTTCGACCTGGTCGACTACGGCGTGGTCGGCGACCTCTTCGCGGTCGTCCCGCAGCTGACCGAGGAGATCAAGGCGCGCAAGGGCTAG